A region from the Lolium perenne isolate Kyuss_39 chromosome 4, Kyuss_2.0, whole genome shotgun sequence genome encodes:
- the LOC127296153 gene encoding probable phospholipase A2 homolog 2 yields MRPFFSFSPWCSLLLLLLLATASQGLNVGDLLGQGKAPAGDKDCSRMCESMFCTVAPVLRYGKYCGILYSGCPGEKPCDALDACCMTHDHCVADHNNDYLNTMCNENLLNCLDRVNPAGPTFPGNKCGVGEVAFVIKGVIETAVLAGKILHKKDIGQ; encoded by the exons ATGAGACCCTTCTTCAGCTTCTCTCCTTGGTGTTCCTTGCTGCTTCTCCTCTTGCTGGCGACGGCTTCGCAGGGGCTGAACGTCGGTGACCTTCTCGGCCAAGGGAAAGCACCGGCG GGCGACAAGGATTGTAGCCGGATGTGCGAATCCATGTTCTGCACGG TTGCTCCTGTCCTGAGGTACGGAAAATACTGCGGAATCCTCTACAGCGGCTGCCCCGGCGAGAAACCCTGCGATGCCCTGGACGCCTGCTGCATGACCCACGACCACTGCGTCGCCGACCACAACA ATGACTACCTGAACACCATGTGCAACGAGAACCTGCTCAACTGCCTCGACAGGGTGAACCCGGCGGGGCCGACGTTCCCGGGGAATAAGTGCGGCGTCGGCGAGGTGGCCTTCGTCATAAAGGGGGTCATCGAGACGGCCGTGCTCGCAGGGAAGATCCTCCACAAGAAAGACATCGGGCAGTAG